The nucleotide window TCGTCGTCGATCAGGCTGCCATGCTCGATCGAATCGACACCGGCGACCACGGCGTTCTTGATGCCCTGTGCGCCGTGCGCGTGTGCCGCGACTTTGCGCCCGGCGGCATGGGCCTCTTCGACGGCCGCGTGCAGTTCCTGCACAGTGAACTGCGGTGCGCCTGGAGAATCACCGCGGGACATGACTCCGCCCGAGGCATGGACCTTGATTAGATCGACGCCGTGCTTGATTTGCGCCCGCGTCACTTGTCGGACCTGATCGACGCCGTCGGCGATCTTGTAATCACGCTGCTCAGGAAACATCGCCACGCTAACCTGCGGCGCAAAGTGGTTCAGATCGCCGTGACCGCCGGTCATCGAGATACCTGGCCCGCTCGCCACCACGCGCGGCCCCACCAGAAATCCCTCGTTGATGGCGTCTCGCAAATCTACTGCCAAAAAGGGGCGTGATCCGACATCACGCACCGTCGTGAAGCCCGCATCCAAAGTCGTGCGGGCGTTGAGCACCGCGGCGAAAGCGCTGTGATTCGGCGTGTCCTTGAACTTGTTAATCTCGTCGAAACGATCGGCACGGCCACCAAGATGCGTGTGGCAATCGATCAGTCCCGGCAAGACCGTGGCATCGGACAAGTCGACGACGCGCGCACCGCCCGGAATCGAGATCGAGTCGGCCGATCCGACCTCTTTGATGCGGTGCCCGTCGACAACGACGACCATGTCGCGGCGGTAAGCGTCGCCAGCGCCGTCGAACAGCCGTCCGGCCTTGATATACGTAACGCCGTCTGCGGCGGCGCGGCCCGATAGAGCGTCGCCTGCCCACAGGTCGCGCGAGGGTGCCGTTAGGAAACTGATCAAGATGAGGGCATAAGTGAACCTGACCACGGCAGCTTGCTCCGGGACGTACGTGTTGTACCCCTGCGAGCCGCCCACAAGCAGAGGTCTCAGGTAAGGCGTCAACGGCCTCATTATAAACCCTACGATTCCGCAATCAGCGATGGATCGTGCAATGAGGGGAGGCCGATCGATCGGGTTGCCAAGCCATCGGGAGGACGTCGCGGATTGCGTTTGGAATCTGGCCGCGACTGATGCGCGGACCCCCCTAGTAGTTCGTCAGTAATACATACTATACAAATGTCAACTGCTGATTGGCATATGGCTGGGTGTGTTTGTTCAAAGTACGTTAGCGCTGTGCCCAGCCAGTTCGTATATGTCCTTTCAATGGCGGGTCTCTTTTCGAGTGCGCGGAAGCTTCCAGGGGCCATCTGGAACGAGAGATTCAATGCGCCAAATTGTCGTAATCGGTGCCGACGGTTTTGCGACCGAGATTATGGCCGCTGCGCGATCGTCCGGCATTGATATAGCTGGTATTTACGACGACGACCCTGCACTCTGGGGACAACGGATCGGTGGCGTGATCGTCAAGGGGCCGATCTCACGTGCCCCCTTGGTCGGGTTGCCCGCGGTATTGGCGTTCGACGATCCGGCACGTCGGCAGGCCGTGGCCGAACAGCTCAATCTAAGCATCTTGTGGGCACTGGTCACCCATCCCAAAGCGATTGTCGACGACTACGCCGACGTCGGCCCAGGGTGTGTGATCCTCGAGGGTGCCGTCTTACAGCCTGGATCGCGTTTGGGCGCTCACGTAGTCATCGGCTCCAAGGCTACGGTGGCCCACGATTGCTGCGTTGATTCGTTCGCCCAAATCCGTGCGGGTGTGCAATTGGCCGGCTTCGTGAACGTTGGACAGGGTGCGTGCTTGGAAGACAGCGCCGTCGTGATTCCCGCGGTGCACGTCGGATCGTGGAGCTACGTTGCGGCCGGCTCAGTGGTGATTCGCAACGTGGCAGAACACGCGCGCGTAGCTGGTGTTCCCGCCCGGCCACTGACCATTCCCACGGCGGCCGTCGCCGCCAGCGCGCCAATCGACTGCGCCAACTCTCTTCCCGGTTGAAAACGGCAAGCCGCGACGCGCGTGCCGATCGCGGCAATTACTTCACCGCCCAGTGTGCCGGGTTCCAGCGCCATGCTCCATCAGTGGCCGAATCCCACTCGCCGGGGACCCACACCGCTTGCGCGTTGCGCATTTCCGTGTAGTGGCCTGGCACCCAGGTCCAGGTTCCGCGCCACTCCCAACGACCGGGCGTCCAAACGACATTTTTCGGCGCCGCGGGTGGTGCTGGTTGGACTTCGGTGAGCGGCGCCGGGATCGCGACCTTTTGGGCGACCACGGCCCCTTGGTTTCCGGCGGCCCAATGCCCTGGCAGCCATTGGTATCTACCCCCAACGTGTTGCCAATATCCCGCTGCCCAATAGGCGCGGCGAAACGGCGGTGTCACCCATC belongs to Pirellulales bacterium and includes:
- a CDS encoding amidohydrolase family protein, with amino-acid sequence MVRFTYALILISFLTAPSRDLWAGDALSGRAAADGVTYIKAGRLFDGAGDAYRRDMVVVVDGHRIKEVGSADSISIPGGARVVDLSDATVLPGLIDCHTHLGGRADRFDEINKFKDTPNHSAFAAVLNARTTLDAGFTTVRDVGSRPFLAVDLRDAINEGFLVGPRVVASGPGISMTGGHGDLNHFAPQVSVAMFPEQRDYKIADGVDQVRQVTRAQIKHGVDLIKVHASGGVMSRGDSPGAPQFTVQELHAAVEEAHAAGRKVAAHAHGAQGIKNAVVAGVDSIEHGSLIDDEGIQLMLKHGTWLVADIYNDDYLLGKAIEFKLPQESIDKERAIGQLQRENFARAVKAGVKVAFGTDAGVYPHGDNGKQFFYMVKFGLTPAEAIRSATSAAAELLGRSADVGRVAPGLYADLIAVAGDPLADIRSLERVGFVMKDGAIVKDELTNKGDASQPPVLSSEASRAADNK